The nucleotide sequence GTTCAACGGAGACATCATTAAACCTGGTACTCACATCAATGCGATAGGCTCCTACCTCCCTCATATGCAGGAAGTAGACTCTAAGACATTAAATAAGAGCAGTAAAATTGTTGTTGATACAATTGAAGGGGTTTTACAAGAAGCGGGTGATTTTCTTATTCCTATAGCAAATAATGAGTGGCAGCCCCAGTCGATTTATGGAGAAATCAGTGAAATCATCTGCAGTGAAAAACTGGGCCGGACAGATGAGGATGAGATCACATTTTATAAATCAGTTGGAATTGGCTATTTAGATACGATGGCTGCTATCAGCATTTATAAAAAAGCAATAAAATCCGGATTAGGCCAAGAGATAAATTTATAGAGAGCATGAAAATAGACCCTTGTACAACAAGGGTCTATTTACTGTTTACTGGTTACCGCCCTTTTTTTCTCTCCCAGCCATACAAAAGTAAAATTCGGATTAACTGAATGATTTCATCTTATGATAGAATGTAAATTGTAAAGATTTAAGAATAGTAGAAACTTTAGCCCTGTTTTTTTATAGTCAAAGGGATGGAGATCTTACATATGATTTTTTGCAAGAATCAGGGGTGCTTTTACATGACAGCTACAGATGAATTAATCCGGTTTCTCGATGAAAACATCTCAACTTTTATTTCTGCATGGCGGCAGAAAATTACCATTTCAGATGATGATCTGCATCAGGAAGAGGTAGAAAAAAACGGGATGAAAATGTACGAGCTTGTGAAAAAGACGATTGTTCAGCCGCTGAGTTCGGATGAAATCGATGTTCTTGCCAGCAAGGTCGCACTTGAAAGAGTAGAAGCTAATGTTAATATCGGCGATTTTATCAATAATGTTAACCTTGGCCGCCGCGAGGTTATCCGCTACATTGTGAGTTCCGGCATTTCCAGGGAAGAACTTCAGCCTTTTATCGAAGAAATTAACATCCTTTTTGATCAATTTTCGTATTTTTCCGTAAAGAAGTACACGGAGGTAAAAGAAGAAATTCTGCAGGATAAGATCTCATTTATCGATCAGAGCCATAAAGAGCGCCTGACGATTCTCGGGCAGATGTCTTCAAGTTTTGTACATGAGTTCCGTAATCCGCTGACGGCTGTAAAAGGATTTATTAAACTAATGCAAAGCGATCATCCGAATCTGAAATACCTTGACATCATCAGCCATGAAGTTGACCAGCTGAACTTCCGCGTGTCTCAGTTTCTGCATGCTTCCAAAAAAGAAACGATTGAAAGCAAGCGCGAAAAGTTAAAACTTGGAGAGCTTTTTGATGAGGTGCTCGCCTTTATGTATCCCAGTCTGCTGGACGGGAGCGTTAAAGTGCAGGAGGGTCCTAAGAAAAATTCTTCTATTTATGCAAGCAGAGATGAACTGAGACAGGTGTTTTTAAATCTGATGCTCAATTCCATTGACGCTCTTCAGAAGGTTAACGCCAACAGAACGATAACCATTGATTTTAAAGAAGACAGCAGCACGGCATACGTACATATTTCAAATAACGGACCGATGATTCCCCAAAAACAGATTGAAACGATTTTTGAGCCCTTTTTTACAACGAAAGAACTGGGCACAGGGATCGGCCTGTATATTTGCAGGAAAATCATCGAAAGCCACGGCGGCACCATTTCTTGCCTGTCGGATGAGAGGACGACAACCTTTACGATTGCTCTCCCTATAAGTACTTCATAATTGGCCTGAATCTCTTCAGGCTTATTTTAGGTTTGTGACGAGCTTCGATGTAATGACTGCCATGAACAAAGTGCTTGCAATAAAACCCGTCAGCATTTCAGAAGCAGCGGCTATGTTTGAGATAAGACCAATGGAGGAAATATCCCCAAAGCCAGTGGTTGTAAAGGTCGTTATGCTGTAATATAAAAAATCATTGCCGGACAAATGGTCACCTGAGAATTTAAAGGCTTTGTCACCGAAAAATCCATAAATTTGAAAATAAAGATTCGCGTATGATGTTACGATAAGCATGAGAAGAAGACCTGAACCAATAAAAATGCTCTGCAGCCTTTCTTCCGTTTTTGGTACAGCCACGATAAATTCAAACAGGAAATAAAAACAGACAGCAAGGACAGCTGTAGTGAGAGTGATCATGATTATACTGGAAGCAGTGATTTCAAAAATGGACTCAACGACGAGCAGGCTGATCATCAGAACGTTTAGGATTAGATAAAGAAAGAGCTTTTTTTTAGTAAAATCATATTTCGAAAACATGAAATCCCTCTAATTTCCGTCATGTTCATTATTTTCCCCCCGCATTGTCATCTGATGCAGTCAGATTGTCAGTACCTTCTGCTTGTAAGTTCTTCTCTCATGCTTAATAATATTTATATCTTTGTTTTTGACATCACTAAGGAAAAGGAGATGAACTCCATGCAGCTTAGAGTTTCGGCCGTTCAGTATGATCTGCGCACAATTCACTCATTTAAGGAATTTGCAGATCAGGTTGAGCACTATATTAAAACCGCAGAGGAATTTGGAACGGATTTTGTTCTTTTTCCCGAATTTTTCACTACTCAGCTTATGTCTATCGGCAATGCTGAGGGACAGGTACTGTCAATTGATGAACTTCCTGATTATACAGAGCAGTATCTGGAGCTTTTTAAAGGTCTCGCAGCAAGTACAGGCATGCATATCATCGGCGGGACACATGTAATCAAAAAAGAAGGGCGCCTTTATAATGTTGCTCATCTGTTTTATCCGGACGGACGGGTGGCAGAGCAGGCAAAGCTCCACATCACGCCGACTGAAGTTCATGAATGGGATATGACGCCGGGTGACGAACTCCAGGTGTTTGAAACGGACAAAGGGACCATTGCCATGCTGACGTGCTATGACATTGAATTTCCTGAAATCGTGCGGATCGCAAAAGCGAAAGGTGCTGATGTGATTTTCTGCCCTTCATGTACAGACGACCGCCACGGATTTCACCGCGTCCGCTATACAAGCCATGCCCGCGCGATTGAAAATCAGGTGTACGTTGTGACGACCGGTACTGTCGGCTCGCTGCCGACTGTCGATTTCATGAGAGGGAATTTCGGTCAGGCTGCCATCATCACACCGAATGATGTGCCGTTCCCTCCAAAGGGGCTGGCTGCAGAAGGCGAAATTAATCAGCCGATGATCGTAACCGCTGACCTCGATTTAGAGCTTCTTTATAAAGTGCGTGCAAGCGGATCGGTTACAACCTGGCGCGACCGCCGCACCGATTTATATCCCGATTGGGAAGCCAAGCAGGGGGACCGTACGCTGCTGTAAGGAGGAGAATCCTTGTACAGAAAAGAATTTTTTGTTTTCGAAGACAGTGTTCCTGTTAAAGCAGTTGTAAGAAGCTATGAAAAAAATGACTTTGATTCACTGATTCAGATTCAAAAGGAAAGTTTTCCGCCGCCGTTTCCGCCTGATCTATGGTGGAAAAAGGAACAGCTTGAGCAGCATGTGCATTTGTTTCCGGAAGGCGCTCTCTGTATAGAAGCAGATGGAGAAATCGCAGGATCAATGACAGCTCTGCGCGTACACTTTGATCCTGCCCGCCCCCATCATACTTGGGAAGACATAACCGACAGCGGCTATATCACCCGAAGCCATAAGCCGGACGGAGATACGCTCTATGTTGTTGATATTAGCGTCAGGCCAAAGTTCAGAAAGCTGGGTCTTGGGAAATGGCTTATGTTTTCCATGTATGAAACGGTTGTGAAGCTTAACCTGAAGCGGCTGGTTGGCGGAGGAAGAATGCCGGGTTACAGACAGCACTCAGATCATCTCAGTCCTGATGAGTATTTAGAGGAAGTAGTGAAAGGAAACCTGAAAGACCCCGTCCTGACCTTTCTGCTTAGATGCGGAAGAACTCCGCTTTCTGTCATCCCTGACTATCTTGAAGATGATGAATCATGTAACTTTGCCGCCCTGATGGAATGGAAAAATCCATTTAATAGGTAGGCGAGGCTACTTAAAATCCCAGGTTCAGGCCTGGGTTTTTTTATTCAATCAATCAGGTATTTTAATGTTCTGACTATGAGCAATCCGGTTTACAAATGATTGTAGACGCGTTATGGTAATAGCACATGTTATTCCGACTAAATTTATATGAAAAGGAGTTTTAAATATGGCTGAAACAGCAATTCATTCACCTTCATGGGCTAAAACCACCGTTGTATCTGAAATGAAGCCTGTTCAAAAACCGCTCGTTGCGGCGGGATTGCTTGCAGCAGTTCTATTATTTGCTGCCATTTTACTGGCAGCGGGAGGCACACAGAGCGTTCTTTATATAATCGGATTGCTTCTTGGTGCAACTTTGCTTCATGCACGATTTGGCTTTACTTCTGCCTTTAGACGACTCGTTTCTGTAGGGAATGTTCAGGGTCTTCAGGCTCATATGCTGATGCTCGCCATAGCATCCGTCTTATTTGCCGTCATATTAAGCACAGGTTTCAGTTTTACAGGAACAGCCCCGGCAGGATACGTATCTCCTGTAGGGGTAAGTGTTATCGTAGGCGCATTTATGTTCGGCATTGGCATGCAGCTGGGCAATGGCTGTGCTTCAGGAACGCTCTATTCAGTGGGCGGCGGATCATCATCCATGATCCTGACCCTTGTATCCTTTATTGCAGGATCTGTTATTGGAGCCTACCATTTTACTTTCTGGATGGAAGATATGCCGGCCCTTCCGCCGGTCTCTCTAGCAACATCCACGGGTCTCGGCTATGGCGGTGCACTGATCGTCCAGCTTGCTGTATTTGCTCTTATTTACTGGATCACCATACAGATTGCCAAAAAGAAAAATCCGCCTATGATGAAACAGCTTCCTACCGTAAAGGGCTGGAAAAAGATTCTCCGCGGATCATGGCCGCTATTTGCAGCAGCGATCATTCTTGCGCTGCTTAATGCATTGACACTGTCTATCAGGGGAAACCCTTGGGGCATAACATCAGCTTTTGCCCTTTGGGGTGGAAAAGCATTGATGGCCGCAGGAATTGACGTTTCATCATGGGGTTATTTCACCGGTGCAAACGGAGCAGCATTAACAAAAACCGTTCTTGCGGATTCAACAAGTGTAATGAATTTCGGCATCATCCTTGGCGCATTCATATCTGCAGCCGCGCAAGGAACGTTTAAGCCGGGAAAAATTAAACCTGGCGTAGCAGGTGCATCCATTATCGGCGGCCTGCTTATGGGCTATGGCGCCCGTCTTGCTTTCGGCTGCAACATCGGTGCCTATTTTGGAGGAATTGCTTCATTCAGTCTTCATGGATGGGTTTGGATGGTCATGGCTATGCTTGGAACATTCCTCGCCTTATTTATCCGGCCGATTTTCGGACTGAAAAACCCTAAACCAACAGATTCTATTTGCTGAGAACTCTCATTCCTGAGAGTTCTTTTTTAGTGCAATCGATCTAATGTGGATAAGCCTGAAGACTTTTTCATTTACGAAACCGCTTTCTTCCATTACGATACTAAAGAAGACTACAAAGGAGGAAATACATATGACGTATCAAGCTAATTCCGATCGCTATGAATCGATGACGTATAACCGCTGCGGGAATTCCGGGTTGCTGCTGCCTGCAATCTCGCTTGGGCTTTGGCATAATTTCGGCGGAGTGGACTCTTTTGAAAACGGGCGTGCCATGCTGCGCAGGGCTTTTGACCTTGGGATTACTCATTTTGATCTTGCCAATAATTACGGGCCGCCGCCTGGTTCTGCTGAAGAAATGTTCGGACAGCTTATGAAAACGGACTTCGCGCCATACAGAGATGAACTGGTTATTTCATCTAAGGCCGGGTACCGGATGTGGGACGGACCGTACGGGGAATGGGGTTCAAAGAAATATCTGATTTCAAGTCTTGATCAAAGCTTAAAGAGAATGGGACTGGACTACGTAGATATTTTTTATTCTCACCGGCCGGATCCTCATACGCCGCTAGAAGAAACAATGGGAGCACTCGATCAGATTGTCCGTCAGGGAAAAGCCCTGTACGTCGGAATATCAAGTTATTCTGCTGAGCAGACAGAGGAAGCGGTGAAAATCCTGAACCGTCTTGGAACACCGCTATTAATTCACCAGCCAAGCTATTCCATGCTGAACCGCTGGATTGAAGAAGGATTGCAGGATGTGCTGCAGGAAAATAAGGTAGGTTCGATTGCATTTTGTCCGCTTGAGCAAGGTCTGCTCACAAACAAATACGTCGGAGGCGTTCCTCAGGAATCACGCGCTGCAAAAGCAACAGGAGCACTTCAGGAAGAGCGCGTAACAGAAGAGCTTGTAGGAAAAATTAAGAAGTTGAACGAACTGGCTGCAAAACGCGGACAGAATCTTGCACAAATGGCATTGGCATGGGTGCTCAGGGAAGGCCGTGTAACTTCTGCCTTGATCGGAGCGAGCAAAGTGAGCCAGATTGAAGAAAATGTGGCGGCTCTGAATCATCTTGAATTTACTAAAGACGAGCTCTCACAGATTGAAAGCATTTTGTCAGAATAGTATTAGACAGCCTTGCAAGCTTTGCAGGGCTTTCTTTATCCGTTTTTATAAAAAAATTCAGCGTCTAAAAAAGGATTTTTAGTGCGGAAGACTAATTAGTCAATATAATGACAGTTTTTTTTATATCAACTATAAGTGAAGGCTGGTGATTGTTTTGAATGAGATCAGAGTTGGAATGGTTGGGTATAAGTTTATGGGAAAGGCTCACAGTCTAGGTTATCGAAATGTGCCGTTTTTCTTTCCTGACAGATCAAAGCCTGTTCTGAAGGCAATCGCAGGAAGGAACGAAGAAGGTGTTATGAAAGCTGCTAAAGAACTTGGGTTTGAGAGCTATGAAACAGATTGGAGAGAATTAATCAAGCGAGATGACATTGATTTAATTGATATAGTGACTCCAAATCATTCTCATGCTGAAATTGCCATAGCTGCCGCAGAAGCAGGAAAACATGTCATTTGCGAGAAGCCTCTTGCTCTAAATGCGGAGGAAGCTGAGAGAATGCTTGCAGCCGCTGAAAAAAACGGTGTTGTTCATATGATTTCCCATAATTACCGCTTTGCTCCTGCCGTTCAATATGCCAAAAAGCTGATTGAAGAGGGCAGGCTCGGAAAAATCTATCATGTCAGGGCTACCTATTTGCAGGACTGGCTCATGGATCCTGATTTCCCGATTGCATGGAGGCTGAAAAAAGAAATAACAGGATCTGGAGCCCTCGGTGATATTGGTGCACACATCATTGATCTTACAAGGTTTTTAGTAGGAGAAATGATAGAAGTCGTTGGGGCTATGGAAACCTTTATAAAAGAAAGGCCAATTGAAAATGAGCCTGGAAAAACGGGCATAGTGGATGTAGACGATGCTGCTTCATTTATTGCAAGATTTGAAAACGGTGCGATGGGGGTTTTTGAAGCAACACGTTTTGCAGCCGGCAGCAGAAACCG is from Bacillus sp. FSL H8-0547 and encodes:
- a CDS encoding histidine kinase N-terminal domain-containing protein, translated to MTATDELIRFLDENISTFISAWRQKITISDDDLHQEEVEKNGMKMYELVKKTIVQPLSSDEIDVLASKVALERVEANVNIGDFINNVNLGRREVIRYIVSSGISREELQPFIEEINILFDQFSYFSVKKYTEVKEEILQDKISFIDQSHKERLTILGQMSSSFVHEFRNPLTAVKGFIKLMQSDHPNLKYLDIISHEVDQLNFRVSQFLHASKKETIESKREKLKLGELFDEVLAFMYPSLLDGSVKVQEGPKKNSSIYASRDELRQVFLNLMLNSIDALQKVNANRTITIDFKEDSSTAYVHISNNGPMIPQKQIETIFEPFFTTKELGTGIGLYICRKIIESHGGTISCLSDERTTTFTIALPISTS
- a CDS encoding carbon-nitrogen hydrolase family protein, yielding MQLRVSAVQYDLRTIHSFKEFADQVEHYIKTAEEFGTDFVLFPEFFTTQLMSIGNAEGQVLSIDELPDYTEQYLELFKGLAASTGMHIIGGTHVIKKEGRLYNVAHLFYPDGRVAEQAKLHITPTEVHEWDMTPGDELQVFETDKGTIAMLTCYDIEFPEIVRIAKAKGADVIFCPSCTDDRHGFHRVRYTSHARAIENQVYVVTTGTVGSLPTVDFMRGNFGQAAIITPNDVPFPPKGLAAEGEINQPMIVTADLDLELLYKVRASGSVTTWRDRRTDLYPDWEAKQGDRTLL
- a CDS encoding GNAT family N-acetyltransferase, whose product is MYRKEFFVFEDSVPVKAVVRSYEKNDFDSLIQIQKESFPPPFPPDLWWKKEQLEQHVHLFPEGALCIEADGEIAGSMTALRVHFDPARPHHTWEDITDSGYITRSHKPDGDTLYVVDISVRPKFRKLGLGKWLMFSMYETVVKLNLKRLVGGGRMPGYRQHSDHLSPDEYLEEVVKGNLKDPVLTFLLRCGRTPLSVIPDYLEDDESCNFAALMEWKNPFNR
- a CDS encoding YeeE/YedE family protein, with the protein product MAETAIHSPSWAKTTVVSEMKPVQKPLVAAGLLAAVLLFAAILLAAGGTQSVLYIIGLLLGATLLHARFGFTSAFRRLVSVGNVQGLQAHMLMLAIASVLFAVILSTGFSFTGTAPAGYVSPVGVSVIVGAFMFGIGMQLGNGCASGTLYSVGGGSSSMILTLVSFIAGSVIGAYHFTFWMEDMPALPPVSLATSTGLGYGGALIVQLAVFALIYWITIQIAKKKNPPMMKQLPTVKGWKKILRGSWPLFAAAIILALLNALTLSIRGNPWGITSAFALWGGKALMAAGIDVSSWGYFTGANGAALTKTVLADSTSVMNFGIILGAFISAAAQGTFKPGKIKPGVAGASIIGGLLMGYGARLAFGCNIGAYFGGIASFSLHGWVWMVMAMLGTFLALFIRPIFGLKNPKPTDSIC
- the mgrA gene encoding L-glyceraldehyde 3-phosphate reductase translates to MTYQANSDRYESMTYNRCGNSGLLLPAISLGLWHNFGGVDSFENGRAMLRRAFDLGITHFDLANNYGPPPGSAEEMFGQLMKTDFAPYRDELVISSKAGYRMWDGPYGEWGSKKYLISSLDQSLKRMGLDYVDIFYSHRPDPHTPLEETMGALDQIVRQGKALYVGISSYSAEQTEEAVKILNRLGTPLLIHQPSYSMLNRWIEEGLQDVLQENKVGSIAFCPLEQGLLTNKYVGGVPQESRAAKATGALQEERVTEELVGKIKKLNELAAKRGQNLAQMALAWVLREGRVTSALIGASKVSQIEENVAALNHLEFTKDELSQIESILSE
- a CDS encoding Gfo/Idh/MocA family oxidoreductase, with the translated sequence MVGYKFMGKAHSLGYRNVPFFFPDRSKPVLKAIAGRNEEGVMKAAKELGFESYETDWRELIKRDDIDLIDIVTPNHSHAEIAIAAAEAGKHVICEKPLALNAEEAERMLAAAEKNGVVHMISHNYRFAPAVQYAKKLIEEGRLGKIYHVRATYLQDWLMDPDFPIAWRLKKEITGSGALGDIGAHIIDLTRFLVGEMIEVVGAMETFIKERPIENEPGKTGIVDVDDAASFIARFENGAMGVFEATRFAAGSRNRNCFEINGEYGSIKWDLENMNNLHVYLSEDDEGLQGFRVINCTEEVHPFADAYWPAGHIIGYEHTFVNLISELMEAISKKKSQKPDFFDGLQNQLILDAIEQSAIDKKWVSIPQRAKQIRV